One region of Salvia miltiorrhiza cultivar Shanhuang (shh) chromosome 3, IMPLAD_Smil_shh, whole genome shotgun sequence genomic DNA includes:
- the LOC131015480 gene encoding early nodulin-93-like has translation MGSSRENQISAQNCVQASAIAGFKSAFIAGVATSIPTLVAVRTIPWAKANLNYTGQALIISSASIAAYFIAADKTILEGARKNADARYRRN, from the exons ATGGGATCATCTAGAGAAAATCAAATTTCTGCTCAAAATTGTGTCCAAG CCAGTGCTATCGCTGGATTCAAATCTGCATTTATCGCAGGCGTTGCTACATCAATTCCTACT TTAGTTGCAGTTCGTACAATTCCTTGGGCAAAAGCAAATCTGAACTACACTGGTCAAGCTCTCATCATATCTtctg CGTCTATAGCAGCCTACTTCATTGCTGCGGACAAGACTATCTTGGAGGGAGCAAGGAAAAATGCCGATGCTCGCTATCGTAGAAACTAG
- the LOC131015426 gene encoding cell division control protein 2 homolog A-like isoform X2: MQHGNIVRLQDVVHSEKRLYLVFEYLDLDLKKHMDSCPEFSQDPRLIKTFLYQILCGIAYCHSHRVLHRDLKPQNLLIDRRTNALKLADFGLARAFGIPVRTFTHEVVTLWYRAPEILLGSRHYSTPVDVWSVGCIFAEMVNKQALFPGDSEIDELFRIFRVMGTPTEDTWPGVTSLPDFKSSFPKWPSKDLATVVPNLDSFGLDLLRKMLCLDPSKRITARAALEHEYFKDIDFVP; this comes from the exons ATGCAGCATGGAAATATTGTAAG GTTGCAGGATGTGGTGCACAGTGAGAAGCGTTTGTATTTGGTATTTGAATACCTGGACTTGGATTTGAAGAAACACATGGATTCTTGTCCAGAGTTCTCACAGGATCCTCGTCTGATAAAA ACGTTTCTGTATCAAATACTATGTGGAATTGCCTATTGTCATTCTCATCGTGTTCTTCATCGAGACTTGAAACCTCAAAACTTGCTAATAGATCGGCGTACCAATGCACTGAAACTTGCAGACTTTGGACTGGCCAGAGCATTTGGTATTCCTGTCAGGACATTTACACATGAG GTTGTGACTCTATGGTACAGGGCTCCAGAGATTCTCCTTGGTTCGCGGCACTATTCTACTCCTGTTGATGTGTGGTCCGTTGGCTGTATATTTGCTGAGATGGTAAACAAGCAGGCATTGTTTCCTGGGGACTCTGAAATTGATGAACTCTTCAGAATTTTTAG GGTCATGGGCACCCCAACTGAGGACACATGGCCTGGAGTAACATCCCTGCCCGATTTTAAATCATCATTTCCAAAGTGGCCGTCCAAG GATCTGGCAACTGTGGTACCAAATCTTGATTCATTTGGCCTTGACCTCCTTCGT AAAATGCTGTGCTTAGATCCTAGCAAAAGAATCACGGCAAGGGCTGCTCTTGAGCATGAGTACTTCAAGGACATTGACTTTGTCCCTTAA
- the LOC131015426 gene encoding cell division control protein 2 homolog A-like isoform X1: MEQYEKVEKIGEGTYGVVYKARDRVTNETIALKKIRLEQEDEGVPSTAIREISLLKEMQHGNIVRLQDVVHSEKRLYLVFEYLDLDLKKHMDSCPEFSQDPRLIKTFLYQILCGIAYCHSHRVLHRDLKPQNLLIDRRTNALKLADFGLARAFGIPVRTFTHEVVTLWYRAPEILLGSRHYSTPVDVWSVGCIFAEMVNKQALFPGDSEIDELFRIFRVMGTPTEDTWPGVTSLPDFKSSFPKWPSKDLATVVPNLDSFGLDLLRKMLCLDPSKRITARAALEHEYFKDIDFVP, from the exons ATGGAGCAG TATGAAAAAGTGGAGAAGATTGGCGAGGGAACATATGGAGTAGTATACAAAGCTCGTGATCGTGTAACTAATGAAACCATTGCCCTGAAGAAAATCAGGCTGGAGCAAGAGGATGAGGGGGTGCCAAGCACTGCTATCAGAGAGATTTCTCTTTTAAAAGAGATGCAGCATGGAAATATTGTAAG GTTGCAGGATGTGGTGCACAGTGAGAAGCGTTTGTATTTGGTATTTGAATACCTGGACTTGGATTTGAAGAAACACATGGATTCTTGTCCAGAGTTCTCACAGGATCCTCGTCTGATAAAA ACGTTTCTGTATCAAATACTATGTGGAATTGCCTATTGTCATTCTCATCGTGTTCTTCATCGAGACTTGAAACCTCAAAACTTGCTAATAGATCGGCGTACCAATGCACTGAAACTTGCAGACTTTGGACTGGCCAGAGCATTTGGTATTCCTGTCAGGACATTTACACATGAG GTTGTGACTCTATGGTACAGGGCTCCAGAGATTCTCCTTGGTTCGCGGCACTATTCTACTCCTGTTGATGTGTGGTCCGTTGGCTGTATATTTGCTGAGATGGTAAACAAGCAGGCATTGTTTCCTGGGGACTCTGAAATTGATGAACTCTTCAGAATTTTTAG GGTCATGGGCACCCCAACTGAGGACACATGGCCTGGAGTAACATCCCTGCCCGATTTTAAATCATCATTTCCAAAGTGGCCGTCCAAG GATCTGGCAACTGTGGTACCAAATCTTGATTCATTTGGCCTTGACCTCCTTCGT AAAATGCTGTGCTTAGATCCTAGCAAAAGAATCACGGCAAGGGCTGCTCTTGAGCATGAGTACTTCAAGGACATTGACTTTGTCCCTTAA
- the LOC131015352 gene encoding casein kinase 1-like protein HD16 has product MDEFDSGGPGSDKGLEAEDEGSTTPLPEKVQVGGSHPYRVGRKLGKGGFGQVYVGRRINPPTPHERTGPRALEVALKFEHRNSKGCNYGPPYEWQVYNALGGSHGIPRVHYKGRQNEYYIMVMDILGPSLWDVWNNNSHTMSIEMVACIAIEAISILEKLHSKGYVHGDVKPENFLLGPPGTVDEKKLFLVDLGLATRWRDNSTGLHVDYDQRPDVFRGTVRYASAHAHLGRTGSRRDDLESLAYTLIFLLRGRLPWQGFQGENKGFLVCKKKMSTSPESLCSFCPAPFRQFVEYVVNLKFDEQPSYAKYIALFDGIVGPNPDIRPIKTEGAQKLVYQVGHKRGRLMMDDDDDEQPKKKIRMGIPATQWISIYNARRPMKQRYHYNVADVRFSQHVDKGNEDGLFISCVGSCSNLWALIMDAGTGFSHQVYKLSPQFLHKEWIMEQWEKNYYISAISGANNGSSLIVMSKGTHYLQQSYKVSESFPFKWITKKWREGFYVTSMATAGTRWAIVMSRGAGFSDQVVELDFHYPSEGIHKRWDAGYRITSTAATWDQAALVLSVPRRKPVDETQETLRTSVFPSTHVKEKWAKNLYIASVCYGRTVS; this is encoded by the exons ATGGATGAGTTCGATAGCGGCGGCCCCGGCAGTGATAAAGGGTTGGAAGCTGAGGATGAGGGGAGCACTACTCCCCTTCCGGAAAAG GTCCAGGTTGGTGGTTCTCATCCATATCGGGTTGGGAGGAAACTGGGGAAAGGAGGATTTGGACAAGTGTATGTAGGTCGTCGAATCAACCCTCCAACCCCACATGAAAGAACAGGCCCAAGAGCTTTAGAG GTTGCATTGAAATTTGAGCATCGCAATAGCAAAGGCTGTAATTATGGACCACCCTATGAGTGGCAAGTCTACAA TGCACTTGGTGGAAGTCATGGCATACCACGTGTACACTACAAAGGACGTCAAAATGAATACTATATTATG GTTATGGATATACTTGGCCCTAGTCTGTGGGATGTCTGGAATAACAATTCCCACAC AATGTCCATAGAAATGGTGGCATGTATTGCAATTGAAGCTATCTCCATTTTAGAGAAGTTGCACTCTAAAGG ATATGTGCACGGAGATGTAAAGCCAGAGAATTTTTTGCTTGGTCCACCTGGAACAGTGGATGAGAAAAAACTTTTCTTAGTGGATCTTGGACTGG CAACCCGTTGGCGTGATAATTCTACTGGTCTTCATGTTGATTATGATCAACGCCCAGATGTGTTCAG AGGGACTGTCCGGTATGCTAGTGCACATGCCCATCTTGGAAGAACTGGTAGCCGCAGGGATGATCTAGAGTCCCTTGCTTACACACTCATTTTTCTTCTCAGAGGTCGGCTTCCTTGGCAAGGATTCCAG GGTGAGAATAAAGGCTTCCTTGTGTGCAAAAAGAAGATGTCGACCTCTCCAGAATCTCTTTGTAGCTTCTGTCCTGCACCATTTAGGCAGTTTGTGGAGTATGTTGTTAACCTAAAGTTTGATGAGCAGCCTAGTTACGCAAAATATATAGCCCTCTTTGATGGAATAGTTGGTCCAAATCCTGATATCAGGCCAATAAAAACTGAAGGTGCTCAAAAG CTTGTATATCAAGTCGGACACAAAAGGGGACGGCTTATGAtggacgatgatgatgatgaacagCCAAAGAAAAAGATTCGTATGGGAATACCTGCAACACAATGGATAAGCATATACAATGCTCGACGACCAATGAAGCAAAG ATATCACTACAATGTTGCGGATGTGAGATTTTCTCAGCATGTTGATAAAGGGAATGAGGATGGACTATTTATCAGCTGTGTGGGATCATGTTCAAACCTCTGGGCCTTAATTATGGATGCAGGGACTGGCTTTAGTCATCAAGTTTATAAGCTGTCACCTCAATTCcttcacaag GAATGGATTATGGAACAATGGGAGAAAAACTATTATATCAGTGCGATTTCTGGGGCTAATAATGGGAGCTCATTGATAGTTATGTCTAAGG GTACCCATTATCTGCAGCAATCATATAAAGTTAGCgaatcttttccttttaagTGGATCACCAAGAAATGGAGAGAGGGTTTCTATGTTACCTCAATGGCTACTGCAGGAACTAGATGGGCAATCGTTATGTCTCGTGGGGCTGGGTTTTCGGATCAA GTTGTGGAATTAGACTTTCATTATCCAAGTGAAGGTATTCATAAGAGGTGGGATGCTGGCTACCGTATCACATCAACTGCCGCAACATGGGATCAAGCGGCTCTTGTTCTTAGTGTTCCTAGAAGGAAACCTGTAGACGAAACACAGGAGACTCTTCGAACTTCTGTTTTTCCGAGCACACATGTTAAG GAGAAATGGGCCAAAAATCTATACATTGCGTCTGTCTGCTATGGGAGAACTGTATCCTGA
- the LOC131015339 gene encoding uncharacterized protein LOC131015339, producing the protein MRGSWFRAVSGRKSRHALDGLCSRNAPLQYTMRNLISKFLGNVERKFLNATAEVKLKRGCCYAVCGIGVAPCKSVNGPSLLALCSYLTRNAVNFCSMPEHEVGIESMGSVVSPPLGDSSSEVKEEVRVAADYSDFDEPKSKARAITRESIDFTKIPIEKLPTVLIIGRPNVGKSALFNRLIRRREALVYNTPNDHVTRDIRDGIAKLGDLRFRVLDSAGLEAEASSGSVLGRTAAMTGYVLSKAHLSLFLIDARDGLQPLDLDVGKWLRKHAPGMKTIVVMNKAELLDNISGSLGSAAGEAYTLGFGDPIALSAETGFGLAELSEALRPLLEDYVLQNVDVLDEDTCDDSSYLDENIDSKLPLQLAIVGRPNVGKSTLLNALLQENRVLVGPEAGLTRDSIRVEFQYEGRNVYLVDTAGWLERTKQDRGPSSLSIVQSRKNLMRAHVVALVLDAEEIAKAKRSMKHAEVVIARRAVEEGRSLVIVVNKMDLLNGKQCERVLNAVPEEIQSVIPQVTGLPVVFVSALEGRGRMAVMRQVVDTYEKWCCRLPTSRLNRWLRKVMSRHSWKDQSAQPKIKYFTQVKARPPTFVAFVSGKVQLSDTDLRFLTKSLKEDFDLGGIPLRIMQRNVPRRGDGKPAAKKNARAAGKPTRRVTSDKRGSAAALQDIEAASQS; encoded by the exons ATGAGGGGATCATGGTTTCGGGCCGTCTCGGGCCGAAAAAGCCGCCATGCCCTTGATGGTCTATGCTCGAGAAACGCCCCCTTACAGTATACAATGCGTAACCTAATTTCCAAATTCTTGGGTAATGTCGAAAGAAAGTTCTTAAATGCTACCGCTGAAGTAAAATTAAAGCGTG GGTGTTGTTATGCGGTGTGCGGCATAGGAGTGGCGCCTTGCAAATCCGTTAATGGGCCATCGCTCTTGGCTCTGTGCTCTTATTTAACTCGCAATGCAGTAAATTTTTGTTCTATGCCTGAACATGAAGTCGGGATTGAGTCGATGGGTTCTGTTGTTTCACCTCCCTTGGGTGATTCAAGCAGTGAAGTGAAAGAGGAGGTTCGAGTTGCTGCTGATTATAGTGATTTTGATGAGCCAAAATCAAAAGCTAGAGCTATTACTCGAGAATCTATTGACTTCACTAAAATTCCTATTGAGAAGCTTCCCACCGTCCTAATTATAGGACGTCCAAATGTTGGCAAGTCAGCATTGTTTAACCG TTTGATTCGGAGGAGGGAGGCACTTGTTTACAACACCCCTAATGACCACGTTACACGTGATATAAGAGATGGAATTGCTAAATTGGGTGATTTGCGGTTTCGAGTTCTAGATTCAGCTGGCTTGGAGGCAGAGGCTTCTTCAGGTTCTGTTCTTGGTAGAACTGCTGCTATGACCGGATACGTGTTGTCAAAAGCCCATTTGTCACTTTTCTTGATCGATGCAAG AGATGGACTACAACCGTTGGATTTGGATGTCGGAAAGTGGCTAAGAAAGCATGCACCTGGTATGAAGACTATAGTGGTAATGAATAAAGCTGAGTTGCTTGATAACATTTCTGGTTCTCTTGGTTCTGCTGCTGGGGAAGCTTATACATTAGGATTTGGTGACCCTATTGCTCTATCTGCGGAGACTGGATTTGGGTTGGCAGAGCTTTCTGAAGCTTTGAGGCCACTGCTCGAGGATTATGTGCTCCAGAACGTAGATG TTCTAGATGAAGATACTTGCGATGATAGCTCCTACTTGGATGAGAATATTGACTCTAAGCTTCCATTGCAGTTGGCAATTGTTGGGAGACCAAATGTAGGGAAGTCTACTTTGCTGAATGCTCTCTTACAAGAGAACCGAGTTTTAGTAGGACCGGAAGCTGGTTTAACTCGAGATTCAATTCGAGTTGAATTTCAGTATGAGGGGAGAAACGTTTATCTT GTTGATACCGCAGGTTGGTTGGAGAGAACAAAACAGGACAGGGGACCATCATCCTTGAGCATTGTGCAATCAAGGAAAAACCTAATGAGGGCCCATGTGGTTGCGCTAGTTCTGGACGCAGAAGAG ATTGCCAAAGCTAAACGAAGTATGAAACATGCTGAAGTAGTTATAGCAAGGCGAGCAGTAGAAGAAGGGCGAAGTTTGGTTATTGTGGTGAACAAGATGGATCTTTTGAACGGTAAACAATGTGAAAGGGTTCTCAATGCTGTACCTGAAGAAATTCAGAGTGTAATTCCCCAG GTGACCGGGTTACCCGTGGTATTTGTTTCTGCACTCGAGGGCAGAGGAAGGATGGCTGTGATGCGCCAGGTTGTTGATACATATGAAAAATGGTGCTGTAGACTGCCCACATCTCGTCTGAACCGCTGGTTACGCAAG GTTATGAGCAGACATTCTTGGAAAGATCAGTCTGCCCAACCCAAGATCAAATACTTCACTCAGGTGAAGGCCCGGCCGCCTACATTTGTTGCGTTTGTGAGCGGGAAGGTTCAGCTGTCGGATACAGACCTCAGGTTCTTAACGAAGTCGCTCAAGGAAGACTTTGATTTGGGCGGAATTCCTCTGCGTATAATGCAGCGCAACGTTCCTAGACGTGGCGATGGCAAACCTGCTGCCAAAAAGAACGCACGAGCTGCTGGAAAACCTACGCGACGCGTCACATCCGATAAAAGGGGCAGCGCTGCTGCTTTACAAGACATTGAAGCTGCATCACAATCTTAA
- the LOC131015436 gene encoding protein SAWADEE HOMEODOMAIN HOMOLOG 1-like isoform X1, with translation MDLRPRLRQSFSGFTKFEVQKMERLLDDYKEQTLEDEFCKKFARLLNRTSGRAGKPAVKWTEVQSWFQENQQRGLCREASFGEAKKLPVAPETLTQNKATENAKMPEGVEDADFSMLEFEARSSKDGAWYDVDTFLSHRFLSSGEAELLLRYVGFGADEDEWVNARDSVRVRSVALEHTECQTVKVGDLVVCFQERQDQARYYDAHVLEIQRRWHDIRGCRCLFLIRYEHDNAEERVRLRRLCRRPTIMAKLK, from the exons ATGGACCTCAGGCCGAGGCTTCGACAATCCTTCTCCGGCTTCACGAAATTCgag GTTCAAAAAATGGAGCGATTACTTGACGATTATAAAGAGCAAACTCTAGAAGACGAGTTCTGTAAGAAATTTGCAAGACTTCTCAA TCGTACGAGCGGTCGTGCTGGAAAACCAGCTGTAAAGTGGACTGAG GTTCAGAGCTGGTTCCAGGAAAATCAACAGCGGGGCCTCTGTAGAGAGGCTTCGTTTGGTGAAGCTAAGAAGTTACCTGTTGCCCCAGAAACTCTCACTCAGAATAAAGCAACTGAAAATGCGAAGATGCCTGAGG GAGTCGAGGATGCAGATTTTTCTATGCTGGAGTTTGAAGCGAGGTCCTCGAAGGATGGAGCATG GTATGATGTTGATACATTTCTTTCCCACAGATTTCTCAGTTCCGGAGAAGCT GAACTCCTTTTACGATATGTGGGTTTTGGAGCTGACGAAGATGAATGGGTGAATGCACGAGATTCTGTGAGGGTGCGGTCTGTTGCTTTGGAGCATACAGAATGCCAGACAGTAAAGGTTGGGGATCTAGTAGTGTGCTTCCAG GAGAGACAAGATCAAGCAAGATATTATGATGCTCATGTTCTCGAAATTCAAAGAAGATGGCATGATATAAGAGGTTGCAGATGTCTTTTCTTGATTAGATACGAACATGACAATGCAGAG GAAAGGGTCCGTTTAAGGAGACTATGTCGCCGGCCTACCATAATGGCGAAGTTAAAGTAA
- the LOC131015441 gene encoding syntaxin-51-like: MAASGDAWVREYNEAIRLADDITNMISERSSLPPSGPEAQRHASTTRRKITILGTRLDSLQSLLQKLHGKQSLTEKEMNRRRDMVNNLRSKVTQMASTLSMSNFANRDSLLGPEIKPADAMSRISGLDNQGVVGLQRQVMREQDEGLEKLEETVISTKHIALAVNEELDLHTRLIDDLDQHVEVTDSRLQRVQKRLAILNKRTKGGCSCMCLFLSVIGIVILVAVIYMLVKYL, translated from the exons ATGGCAGCTTCGGGTGACGCATGGGTAAGGGAATATAATGAAGCAATTAGACTTGCTGACGATATCACTAACATGATATCTGAAAGAAGTTCACTGCCACCTTCTGGGCCAGAAGCACAGCGGCATGCATCGACGACGCGGAGGAAAATTACCATATTGGGAACCAGATTGGATAGCCTGCAGTCTCTTCTACAAAAGCTTCATGGAAAGCAATCTCT GACAGAGAAGGAAATGAATCGTCGCCGCGACATGGTAAATAATCTGAGATCAAAAGTAACTCAGATGGCTTCCACATTGAGCATGTCAAACTTTGCTAATAGAGACAGCTTACTTGGCCCGGAGATAAAGCCTGCTGATGCGATGAGCAGAATTAGTGGCCTTGACAACCAAGGGGTTGTTGGTCTTCAAAGACAAGTCATGAGAG AGCAAGATGAGGGTCTTGAAAAATTGGAGGAGACAGTCATAAGCACCAAACACATTGCACTTGCAGTGAATGAAGAACTTGATCTGCATACAAGACTGATT GATGATCTTGACCAGCATGTTGAGGTTACAGACTCCAGACTACAG CGAGTACAAAAGAGACTCGCAATATTGAACAAGCGGACTAAGGGTGGCTGCTCCTGCATGTGTCTGTTTCTATCAGTTATAGGGATTGTCATTTTGGTTGCTGTTATATATATGCTAGtcaaatatttgtaa
- the LOC131015436 gene encoding protein SAWADEE HOMEODOMAIN HOMOLOG 1-like isoform X2, with the protein MDLRPRLRQSFSGFTKFEVQKMERLLDDYKEQTLEDEFCKKFARLLNRTSGRAGKPAVKWTESWFQENQQRGLCREASFGEAKKLPVAPETLTQNKATENAKMPEGVEDADFSMLEFEARSSKDGAWYDVDTFLSHRFLSSGEAELLLRYVGFGADEDEWVNARDSVRVRSVALEHTECQTVKVGDLVVCFQERQDQARYYDAHVLEIQRRWHDIRGCRCLFLIRYEHDNAEERVRLRRLCRRPTIMAKLK; encoded by the exons ATGGACCTCAGGCCGAGGCTTCGACAATCCTTCTCCGGCTTCACGAAATTCgag GTTCAAAAAATGGAGCGATTACTTGACGATTATAAAGAGCAAACTCTAGAAGACGAGTTCTGTAAGAAATTTGCAAGACTTCTCAA TCGTACGAGCGGTCGTGCTGGAAAACCAGCTGTAAAGTGGACTGAG AGCTGGTTCCAGGAAAATCAACAGCGGGGCCTCTGTAGAGAGGCTTCGTTTGGTGAAGCTAAGAAGTTACCTGTTGCCCCAGAAACTCTCACTCAGAATAAAGCAACTGAAAATGCGAAGATGCCTGAGG GAGTCGAGGATGCAGATTTTTCTATGCTGGAGTTTGAAGCGAGGTCCTCGAAGGATGGAGCATG GTATGATGTTGATACATTTCTTTCCCACAGATTTCTCAGTTCCGGAGAAGCT GAACTCCTTTTACGATATGTGGGTTTTGGAGCTGACGAAGATGAATGGGTGAATGCACGAGATTCTGTGAGGGTGCGGTCTGTTGCTTTGGAGCATACAGAATGCCAGACAGTAAAGGTTGGGGATCTAGTAGTGTGCTTCCAG GAGAGACAAGATCAAGCAAGATATTATGATGCTCATGTTCTCGAAATTCAAAGAAGATGGCATGATATAAGAGGTTGCAGATGTCTTTTCTTGATTAGATACGAACATGACAATGCAGAG GAAAGGGTCCGTTTAAGGAGACTATGTCGCCGGCCTACCATAATGGCGAAGTTAAAGTAA
- the LOC131015467 gene encoding histidine-containing phosphotransfer protein 4-like has protein sequence MESNQLQCQASYMRNALFSQGYLDEQFLQLEDLQDEANPNFVEEVVKLFYTDSARLIRNIELTLENTPWDFEKLDNIMHQYKGSSSSIGAKKVKKECTQFQEYCKVENIDGCVRTFQEVKQQHAALKRKLENYFQLVREAR, from the exons ATGGAGAGTAATCAACTGCAATGCCAAGCTTCCTACATGAGAAACGCTCTATTCAGTCAG GGATACCTTGATGAACAGTTCCTTCAATTGGAAGATTTGCAAGATGAAGCTAACCCCAACTTTGTGGAAGAAGTGGTCAAGCTATTTTACACGGACTCGGCCCGCCTTATTCGAAACATAGAACTGACACT AGAAAATACTCCATGGGACTTCGAGAAACTGGATAATATTATGCATCAGTACAAGGGTAGCAGCTCTAG CATTGGTGCCAAAAAAGTGAAGAAGGAATGCACACAATTTCAAGAATACTGCAAAGTTGAGAACATCGATGG GTGCGTGAGAACATTCCAAGAGGTGAAACAACAGCATGCAGCACTCAAGAGGAAGCTTGAGAACTATTTTCAG CTTGTAAGAGAAGCTCGTTAA